A stretch of DNA from Planctomycetaceae bacterium:
ACTGTTTTACACGACCGGTTTTCAGGAAGACCACAAGGCGCGGTCCAACGGGATCTTCAACGATGACGAGTTCCGGCGGCAGGCAACGCATGTGCTTGAGGAGCGGCTCGCCCTGTTCGAGTACGCCGTCGAAAACTACGAAGACGGACTGCTGTTCTTCTATTTTTCCAGCAGCGACCTGCAGTCGCACATGTTCTGGTGGGACGAATCGGACGGCAATGCCCGGCACCCGATGATGAGCAGCCCGGAAGCCGCCGCCCGCTTTCAATATGTGAAGGATCTCTACAGGCGGCTCGATTCGATCCTCGGCGACATCAATGACCGATACGGCGGTCGGGCGACCATTTTCGTGATGAGCGACCACGGGTTCGCCAACTTTGGCAGGCAGTTCAACCTGAATTCCTGGCTGCGCGACTTCGGCTACCTCAATCCGCGCGAATGCACCAACGTGCTGGTCGACGGTGACTGGTCGCGAACGCGAGCCTACGGGCTTGGCATCAACGGCCTGTATCTGAATCTGAAGGGCCGCGAATCCGAAGGCATCGTGGAACCCGGCGAAGAGCAGGAAAAACTGCTCCGGCAACTCTCGGCGCGGCTTCGCAACGTCCGCGACTTCAACGGCAACAGGGTGATCCGCAACGTCTATCGCGCTGATGAGATCTACTCCGGCAACGCAACCGCCCTGGCACCGGACCTGATTATCGGTTATGCGCGCGGCTATCGGGCGTCGTGGGAAACCTGCCTTGGCGAACTGACGCAAGACACGCTGCTGGACAATACATCGGCATGGGCCGCCGATCACTGTGCCGATGCGCTGGAGGTTCCCGGAGTGCTGTTCTGCAACAAGACGATCGACAAGACCGATCCCTCGCTTGTCGATATCGCACCCGGCATCCTGCAGGAGTTCGGATTGCCCGTGCCCGACACCATGTCCGGTTCAGGCATCTTCAGATCATAACTTCCAACACTGACGCATGGCTCACGGAGACCGAAATGCCCAAAACAACAATTGACGACGGCCTTTATGAACGAGCCCGCAGGGCCGCTCAGAAGGCTGGTTACAGCAATGTCGACGAATTGATCCGAACTGCGATTGAAAACGAAATCCGAAAGATCGGCGAAGACGACGATGCGGAAAGCCAGGTCGCCGATCAGCTCCGCGGACTCGGCTATATCGAATCGGGCAACCGATGATCACACAGATCGTCATCTGGTTAAACACACTCGCCAGCGCCGCCGGTTCGGTGCTGCTCGCGCCCGTGCAGTGGCTGCCGGGCTGGCTGTCATCAACGATCATCGGCATCGTGACCGGCGTATTGATGCTGGTTGTCTTCAAGTACACGTCGAACCAGTCCGGCATCAAAAGGACCCGGGACGCGATCAAAGCCAACATGCTGGCGCTGTCGCTGTTCAGGGACAACATCCGCGTCAGCCTCCGGTGCCAGGCCGGACTGCTGGCCGGAGCCGCAAAACTGCTGCTGTTTTCGCTCGTTCCGATGGCTGTGCTGACTGTCCCGATGATCCTGGTCCTCGGACAGATGTCACTCTGGTACCAGGCACGTCCCTTAGCCGCGGACGAAGAATCCGTGGTCACCGTGCAGTTGAAGGAAGATGCTGCCGACGCGGTCAGCACGATCCGCATGACGTCGACGGACACGGCCACCATCGTAACCGGCCCCGTCAGAATCCCGGGCAGACATATGGTCTGCTGGAACCTGACTCCCGCGAAAGTCGGCGTCCACGAACTTCAATTCGACGTGGCCGGCGAAACCTTCACCAAGCAATTCGCCAGCGGCCGCGGATACGAACCGGTCAGCATCAAGCGTCCGTCGAGAGTTCTTGGGGAACTGCTGATGCATCCCCGAGAAGCGCCGTTTCCTCCGGATTCCGTCGTTCAGTCCATCGAAGTCACGTATCCGGACCGCGACGGATTCTCATCCGGCACCAACAACTGGGTGATTTACTGGTTCATCGTCTCCATGATCGGCGCCTTCGCCGCGAAACCGTTTCTGAACGTCAACATCTAACCCAGGTCCGCAGACAGGCAGACAACCGTGTCAGAATCGAAAGAAATCATCGTCGTTTCCGGCCTGCCGCGATCGGGCACATCACTGATGATGCAGATGCTGGCGCTGGGCGGAATCGAACCGCTGACCGACGAAATCCGCACGGCCGATACCGACAACCCGAAGGGCTACTTCGAGTTTGAGCGTGTGAAGAAGATCCGGGAAGACAAGCAGTGGCTTCCCGATGCTCGCGGCAAAGCCGTGAAGATGATCTCTCAGCTTCTCTACGACCTGCCCGCCACCGAATGCTACAGGATCATTTTTATGCGCCGTGACATCGACGAGATCATCGTTTCGCAGGAAAAGATGCTGCAGCGGCGCGGTCAGCCGGTTCCGGAACGGGACGCAATGAAATCGGCCTTTGCCAGACACCTCGACAAGCTGCTGCAATGGATCCCGGCTCAGCCCTTCATGAGTCTCCTTGAAGTCAGCTACCACGACCTGCTCAATGCCCGAAACGATGCCGTCAGACCAATCGCTGCATTCCTTCCGCTGCCGCTGAACATCGACAAGTCGCTTTCGGCAATTGACACGTCGCTCTACCGCAACCGCGAAGCAGCCTCTTCCTGACAAAGCGCAAAGACCATGGTGGCTTCCGAACCGCCTCGGCTGAGCCTTCGGGAAGCGACAAGGCCCAGCGGCGAGGCCGAACGGCGAGGCTGTCAGTCCGACAGGATACGACAGCCTTTGCTGGTGGCTTTCAGGGTTTTGATCAGTTCCTCGGAGACACCGGTTCCTCGCAGGTTGATCAGCTTGAGGCTCGGCAGGGGCTTGCACTGTTTCAGGTGCACATCTTCGACATGGGTGCCTTCCAGATTCAGGGTTTTCAGCTTGTGGCATTCGGCGAGGTATTCGAATCCGACTACCTGGACACCCGTGTTCTTCAGTGAGACCTCCTCGATCTCCGGAAGATAGCGAAGGCTTTCAAATGAGTAGCGTTCCGGGATTTTGGCCCCTTCGAAATTGATCGTCGTGACCACAAAGTCCGGAGCCGGAAAGTCGTTTTCTTCGGCCAGTCGTTTGATCTGTCTTAGCGAACTGCTGCCCGTCACTTCGGCTCCCCATTTAATATAGCCAATCAGTGTGCCGTCCCGATTCCCGCAGCCGAAGGTAATTTTAGGGTGCTTCCGCCTGAGCTGGGCGATGAATTCTACGTGCCGACGTCCGTGGTGGTCGGGCGTGGATGCAGGTCATTGACGTTCGGAATCCTGCGTCAGGGACTCCGTGGTGCAACTTGATGTTTCCAGAGAATAGCTGTGGAATAGAGAAAAATCACGAATCCCGCGCCTCTGACGACCGCGGAATTTTCCGAAGTCGACATCGGTGTGCCGCTTTGGCAACATGACCGCTGCGGTCGACCAATACTTTCATTTCCCGTCCACCTGCTCGTCGGTCGGCGGTCAGTGAAGTGGCCGGGGCAACCCGCACCTTTCTGCCCGCGCGACTGCGGCCCGAATCTGAATGCTTCGGGTTTCGGCATTGATGCAGCAGGGTTCGGTCGTCCTGAATATCGAATGATTCAAATCGCGGTGATCATGAATGAGCAGACGAAAACTGACATCAGCCGAAAAGCGCAGGAAGAAGGAACGCAAGACCGCGTTCATGACGGTGTTCATCAACGGTAAGCAGAGGCGTGTACGACGGCCTCAGATGATTGACGGTTTGCCGGTTGATGAATTCATTGCCCAAAACGTCGATCCGGTCTGGCTGCACGAAAACGGGATGTGGGAGCTTCTTCCCGTGGATAACGAATCCAGTCAATGATGCAGGTGTTCGCAGTCAATCGAGCTCGCTCGCCTTGAATCGGTTGATCTCAGGTGCGGCGGAGATGAACGAAACCTCGCAGTCACAGGAAAAGAGCATCCATGGTCAAGGATCTGACGAAATCCCTTTCTGACGCCATCTCAAGTTCGATTCGAGCCTCAAAGTTCTGCTGCGGAGGAACGATCCCGCAGTCAGATCCCGGGATTGAGGTCAAAGACGTCGGGGTTCTCAAGTTTCCGCTGAAACCGAAGGCGGTCAAAAGCCTGGTCGAACAGTGTCAGATCGCTCCGTTTGGCAAGGGCACAAAGACGCTTGTCGACACGAAGGTTCGTAAGACGTATGAGCTGTCACCAGATCGCTTTTGCGTGAGCGACGAGTGGACAGCGAAGGTCGCTGATGTCGTCGCCGGCGTTGCGTCGGAACTGGGACTTCCGCCGGACAAATTGCAGCCCGAACTCTACAAACTGCTTGTGTATAAAGAGGGCGGTTTCTTCGTTCCGCATCGTGACAGCGAGAAGAACGATGGCATGGTCGCCAGTCTGATCATCGCCCTGCCGAACGAGTTTCGCGGAGGCGCTTTGATTGTCAGGCATCCCCCGTCACAGGAAATGAGATTTCCGTTTGAGGAAGCGGCCAACGGCAATGTCGCAAGCTATGCCGCGTTCTATGCGGACTGTGAGCACGAAGTCAGGCGAGTTGAGAGGGGAGTGCGTGTTTGTCTGTGCTACAACCTGACTCTGCGTCCGTCCAAAACTGCTCGTGGAAAACGCAAGTCAGGTGAGCAGGATGGCAATCCGCTGGCGGCGTCCGTGCGCTCGTGGTTTGCGGTTCGTCCTTCCGCGCCGCTCGTCTTTGCTCTGGAGCACCAATACACAGAGCGAGGTCTTTCGGGAAGCCTGCTGAAAGGCGTAGATCGCTCGCTCGCTGATCTCGTGACCTCCGTTGCCGAAGAAGCCGACTGCCAGGTTCACCTGGCACACGTTTCTCGTCATCTGTGTCAATTTGCGGACGATGGCAGCTTTCAGGACTGGGATCGCTACGGCCGGCGCAGTCGCTCGCGGACGGGCCGAAAACTTGAGATCGGAGAAACATACGAGGATGAGTTGCTGGGAACCCAATGGACGAATCTCTCCGGAAAGAAGCAGCCATGGGGAGACCTGCCCCTGGAACTGACCTCGATCGTTTCGGAGATTCCCATCGATGGCTGGAAACCGACCTCAGAAGAATACGAAGGCTACACGGGAAACGCAGGCAACACGCTCGACCGCTGGTATCACCGCACGGCCGTCGTGATCTGGCCGACATCCCAACACTACAATGTGCTGGCGTCCGCCGGCCATGCGGTCTGCATCCCGCTTTTTCTCAAGCTGATGTCGAAACTGGCCAGGGCGGCAAAGTACCGAAAGGAAAGTGTTCGCTCCGACTGCATCGCCTTCGCGCGAGCCATCATTTCGAATTGGCCAACTGTCTACGAGCGACATCGGCAGACGCGGGTACAAGACGACACTCAATCCCTGCTGGATCAGTTTCGCGACCAACTTGTCACTCTCAACGACCGGGAGACCATCGTCGAGCTGTTGTCGCAGGTTGCCTCGCGCGACCAGACGCTCGGCCTGAAAGCGTTGATACAGCACGCGTGCCGGGAATTTGGACTGCCCTCGATCGCAGCCGGGCTCCAGGCACTTTTGACTCCGCCGCATGACCTTTACAGACGCATTGATCTTCCGGTGCGAAACGTGGAATGGCTGGCTGCCGTCTGCGAGTTGTCGCAGAAGGACGATGTGGCCCGAGACGTTGCACGCGATCTCTGCCGCAAGGCTGTCTCATGGTTCTGCGTCCCCATCCCCAGGCAGCGCTATTATGGTTATCGCGACGACGCTCGCACCAGGACGACAGCAGAGGCCGCGTTGCCGCGACTCCTCAAAGCCCTGCTGAACTGCGACTGCAGCAATGAAGTCGCGAGTGTCATTCAGTTTGTGGAATCAAACCCGGGACAGTTCACTCTGGAACATGGTCACGTGCCGACTCTCATAAAACTCGTCCCCTGGTCATTGAAACGATTTGGCCGGATTCCGGAGCCAATTCAGGACTGGCTGACGCAGGTTCGGCAGCAACTGGAAACAGCAACGGCCCTCGAACCTCAACCGCCGGCCGACTGGACGCACCCGTCAGACGTCTCCTGCCAATGCAGATTCTGCGACCAACTGAGTGCGTTTCTGAGAGACCCCACCGCCGAAGTCGGCCGAATCCCCGCCCGCGAGGACATCCGTTCGCATTTGATCCAGCAGATCTCTCAACAGCAATTCGACGTGACACACACCATCGAGAAGCTGAAAAGCCCGTACTCCCTCGTCCTGACCAAAACGCAGGATTCGTTCCAAAGAACCCTCAAGCGATATCAACTGGACACAAACCTGCTGGCGACCCTGCCGAAGTCAGAATGAAAAGACCCGGGTCTGATGGAGGCGGGAGTACACCAATAGAACTTTTTCTGACCGGGGTCAGCAGAATGGAGTGTCCTGCTAAAGAGTTGCTTCAGGCGATTTCTACGCTGTTTTCACCACCCGATAAAGCCCCCGCATGAGCGATACAACGAAGGAGCGAAACCGACGTTGTGCCGATTCACATTGACTTAACAATCACCGGCGTGTATACTCAATGTATCTACTCGTCGTGTCAGGAGGAACAGGAATGTCAACGATTCAGAAGTGGGGTAATAGCCTCGCAATTCGAATCCCGCAGACGCTCGCCAGGCAACTTTCGGTAGAAGAGGGAGCTGCCGTCGAACTGCAGGTTCGGAGTCGCGAATTGGTAATCCGGCCGATCCGGGCCAAGAAGCTCAGCCTTCATGAGTTGCTGAAGAACTGCCGCCCCTCGCAATTGCACGGCGAAACCGATTTTGGTGCCGACGTCGGTTTTGAGGTGGTCGAGTGAAACGGAAGACACCGAACTATATGCCTGATCGCGGCGACCTGGTCTGGATTACGTTGAATCCGATTGCTGGGCATGAGCAGGCTGGTCGTCGTCCGGCGATAGTGATCAGTCCTCGAAGCTATAACCGCAAAACGGGCTTGTGCGTCCTGTGCCCGGCTACGCGGCAGGCGAAGGGTTACGCCTTTGAAGTGGAGATCTCGAACCCGGACGGCACCACAACTGTGGTGCTGGCCGATCATCTGCGGAATGTCGATTGGAAGGCACGCAACATCCAGTTGATTCGTCGAGTCTCCGAAGCGGAGTTGTATGAAGTCGTATCGCGAATCGACGCCTTGCTCGTTAGCCCGGATGTCTGACGACCTGCCTTAACCGGTAGACAGGAGCTTTCACTACGTTCGCATAACAGCCCGTCCATGATTCTCGTAAAAAAGACCCGGGTCAGTTCACCTGAACTGACCCGGGTCTGATGGAGGATAGGGGACTTGAACCCCTGACCTCTTGCATGCCATGCAAGCGCTCTCCCAACTGAGCTAATCCCCCGGAAGTTCCCGAATCCGACACGATGTGGCTCGTCCGGGTTCGGGGCGGTTGGCACGCTATCAGTCGATTCCGGCACTGTCAAGGTGTGCGGTTGGACGATTTGGTGCGGAGCCAGACGAAGGCCGTCACGAAAAGAATGAGCACCAGGACCGTGATCGTGACGATGTCGGCGAAGGTCCGCGTTACCTTGAGTCCCGGGACCTGGTTGAACAGCAGTTCGGTGTAGGACGACTCCCCGGCATGGATTCCCATCCGGCGGCGAATCTGAAAATGCCAGTCGGCGCAGGCACAGTAACCCCAGCCCTTCCAGGCCCCCATCACCAGCCAGGAAAACAGCGTCATGCCCATCGTGACGAGGTGCAGTTTGCGGGTCTTCGGCCAAATCCAGCCGGTCAGGTTGAAGACGATAAGTGTGTTGTGAATTACGAAGAACGCTATATTCAGGAATGACAGCATGAGGTTCTCCGTGTCGTTGCATCGCGTGAAGCGGGTCACATCTCCGGCGTTTTTTTCGGCGTCCGGCCGTGGATGATCCGGGTGCCGTACGCGGCATTTCGTGCGACGTGACATGGATGCGGTGACCGCGTTTTGACGGAATCCGGGTTCCGACGCACGCGATCGAATACCAGCGAATCCTGCGTCCGGGAGTTCAGTGCGGCGAGCCGGCGAGTCGTTCAACCAGAAAGCGTTTGAAGAGCACGTTGTTGCGTTTTACTGTTTCTACCCTGATATCAGTGAAGCCGAATTTGTGAAACAGCGGCCGGCTGAAATGGCTGGCTTCGGCGTGGAGCCGGGGGATGCCGATATCGGCTGCGTACGAAATGACGTGCGCCAGCAGCCGGCTGGCGATACCTCGGCGGAAGCTGTCGGGCCGCACGTAGACGGACGCAACGTGGCCATCCTCTTCGACTCCACAGAATCCGCGAATTCCGGCCAAATCCTCGGCGACAAATGTCGCGGCGGTCGCGACAAACAGGGGAAAGTTGTCGGCGTCGGCGAACTCTGCCCAGGCGGTGACCTGGCGACGTGAATACGCCTGAGGTCCGAGCGTCAGGACGGCGTCGCGGAAGACGGTACACAGTTCCGGCAGATCGCGTAAGTCGGCTCGTCGAATGTCCATGAGCGGGCAGCGGCGTAACTGAGCAATGCGGGCGGGGAGGACGGACCGGACGTACATCCCGTGCGGCCGGTCTCCGGAGTGTACCGCGACGCTCGGTTTGGGGAATCCCGCAGGATTCGGACAAAATCCTGAAGAACTGCGGTCCCGCGGAGCGTGTGTTCTGATGGAGGTCCGTTGCGACGGAAGAATGGAATGATGCCTTGCGAGACATGCTGGAACAGATCTATTCGTCGCACCGGCAGGGGCTGTTTTCTCTGGCGTTGTCCATCACGGGCTGTCGGCAACAAGCGGAAGATGCCATCCATTCGGCGTTTGAACGCCTGTGCCGTTCAACAGCCTCACCAAACGGCGAGCCCGTGAACTACGTCTTTGCGGCGGTCAGAAATGCGGCTCGTGATGCGGTTCAGGCGGACCGACGGGTATCGAAGCTGCGGGAGTCGATCTTCAACAGTCACTTCGACTGTCCTGCTGCCGAAACCGCACCGGCCGACGGCCTGCTGACGGAGGAGCGCGATCAGATTCTGCGGTCGGCCGTTGAAAATCTGGATGACGATGATCGGGAGGTGGTGGTGCTGAAGGTCTTCGCGGAACTGACATTCGACGCGATCGGCGCGATTCTGAATCAGCCCGCCAAGACTCTGGCGAGTCGTTATCGCCGCGCTTTGAAGAAACTGGAAGAACAATTGCGAGGTCAGCTATGACAGAGTCGCAGGTTGAGAAACAACTTCGGCAGATCGCCCTGACGGAACCGTCGGGCACCCTGGACGAACGCGTGAAGGCATGCTTCGCGGCGCCGGTGGCCGTTGTGGTTTCGTCCGGCGGAGGCGTGGTGCCGTGGAGACTGCTGACGACCGTTGCGGTCGTCTGTCTGTTGATCGGCGGAGCGCTTGGGCGAGTCGCGTCGGTGGCTTTCGTCGAGAACGGTGCATCATCGGACCCGCGCAGCACGCCGGATTCAGGCAGTGATCCGGACAGTCTGCCAGCGAACCCGGGGGACTCGGAAATTGTGATCGTCAGCGATGCATCCGTCGACGCCGCTTCCGGAGCATTCGAATTTCCGGTGGCGGTGCAGGGGCCGAGTCTGTCGATTCTGTGCACCATGGTGCAACAGCATTCGGTGCCAGGCTCTGCTGAGGAACGGTGCCTGCAGTGCCATCACGGCATCAGAACCGTGACGCCGCAGTTCCGGTCGGAACACGTGCGAGATCCCAGATTCGAAGTCTGCATGTGGTGTCATGACACAAACGACGGTATCGATTCGCTGCTCAGGAGCGGACCGGCGGATTTGTCAACTGACGGCAGGCTTCGGTGACGTTGTTTGTTCCCGCCCGGGGCGGTCGCGACGGTGTGTGCATCAGCGCCGCGGGTGGGTTCGTTGCCGTTCACAGCGTGGATGGCATGTCGGACTGGACAACGCGGCTTGACATACCGGCTGTGGAGGATTCTCCCGCGTGTGCGAAATCCAATCAGGCTGCCGGCGGGCCGGATGGCTTTCGAATCGATGTGTCGTACAATTCAGCCTGCCCGCCGCATTCGCCGCCTGCTTTGGCCCCGTCACAGACCTGCCGGTTCTTCGTTCCTGTTGAAATCACCTGTTTTCATGAAGCGACTCTCACGAATTTTTCGCCTGCCTGGCGGCATTGCGGTGTGCATGCTGGGGGCTGGCTGTGGTGCAGACTACGAAATTCGCACATACGTCGCTCCGCGCGAAAACAAGGACGTCGTGAGCAGCGAAGCGCTGCGAAGTCAGTTTCCGGGAATACCGTTCAAATGGAAGGTTCCTGACACCTGGCGAATCGCCGAAAACGACCAGTTCAGTGTTTCTGCCTGGGAAACAGGTCCCGCCGGGATGGAAGCCCGAATCACGCTCAGCAAACTTGACGCGGCTGCCGGACTCATGCAGCAGGTCATTCGCTGGCGGACGCAACTGAATCTGAAGACAGAAACGGAAGAGGAACTGGCAGGCAGCTATCGGGAAATCACGGTGGGAAAATCGACGGGGACTTTCGTCGACATCAGCAATGACACGGAAACAATTCTTGGATTGATTGTTTCGGTCAATGAGACAATGTGGATCTTCAAGTATCGAGCACCGAACGCGACGACAAAGCAGACGGGTGACAGCTTTCAGAAGTTCGTCGAGGGTCTGGAAGTTGCGGATTCGGGACAGTGACGGGAACTATGCCCGGGATTGCGGATCGCTTTGGCTGCACCTGCCTCCGGGCCGACAATGGGTACGCAGCCGCGTAAGGAAGCGACGGTGGCCTGAGAAAGTAATCGGGCTGCCAAACCCAGCCGACGGAGCCGTTCGCAATTCGCGGCTGGCTTCCGACGACAGCGTCAAATCGTGACGCAGATGACATCAACGGTGAAATTCAGGGATACAACCAACCATGTCCAGCACCGCACTCCCCGGCAACATGGACCGGCATGCAGAAACGTCCGGCGAAGATCCGCTGATCAGAGCTGCATCGCAAAGCCTGCACGCACTAGCTTCGCTGAAGCTGACGTGCGTGCTGCTGCTGCTGTCGATGGTCATTGTATTTATCGGCAGCCTCGCTCAGGCACGGCGGGACGTGTGGCCGGTTGTGGGCCAGTACTTTCGGACATGGGTCGCCTGGATTGACGTGCAGGATCTGTTTCCTCCGTCGATGTTTCCATCACTGATGGATTTTGACTTCGATCGGCTCGGCAAGCTGCGTCATATCCCATTTCCCGGCGGCTGGACGATCGGCGTGCTGATGTTCGTAAACTTGGGAGTCGCGCATGCGCTTCGATTCCGGGTGCGCGTCCGGGGGATTCGGCTGCTGGCCGGAACCGTCGTGATCGTCATCGGCGGACTGATGACCACGGCCGTGATCGTCACCGGAAACGCCCAAACGGGCGTTGAATCCGCCAACACGCTTCTGACACCGATGCAGATCTGGAACTCAATGCTGGGACTTCTGGGCATCAGTGCGATCGTTCCGATCGTTGCCGCTTTCCGGAGTGCGGGTACGAAGCTTCAGAAAGCGGTCATGATCGGCACTGGCGGAATGCTGGCGGCACTGCTGGCGTTCTACGTGATCGGCGGTGATCGCGTCCGTCCGGACCTTTCCGCGATGAGAATTCTGTGGCAGCTTCTTAAAGGTGGAGCCTGCTCATTGGTGCTGCTGGTCGGCTGTCGAATGGTGTTCGACAAGCGCGGCGGAATTGTGCTGCTGCACGCGGGGGTTGCATTGCTGATGATCAGCGAACTGCTGGTTGCGGTCTACGGCAAGGAAAACCACCTGACACTCGTCGAGGGGCAGACCTCCAGCTACATGCGCGACATCCGTGAACGGGAACTGGCAATCATCCGGGCCGAGAGCGATGACAGTGACCAGGTCGTCGCGGTTCCTCAGGAAGTGCTGGAAGCCGGAGCCGCGGGAAAACTGCTGGATGGCGATGAAGGCAAGCTGGTGTCGCTGGAGACCCTTCCCTTCGACCTGAAGATTCGCAGGTATTTTCAGAATGCGGAACTGCGCTCCGTCATGCCTGACGACGAACCGGTCGGAACATCAGGTCTGGGGACCTTTGCTGTCCCCGTGAAACTGGAACCCGTCACCGGCATGGATGACAGCCAGGACCAGAGCGCGGTCGTGCTCGATGTGGTCGATCGCAGCACTGGTCGGACGATCGATTCGCTGCTGGTGTCTCAAAGCGTCAGTGAATTCCGGTCAGTTCCGATCGCGGAAAGAATTACCGTCGACGGAGAAGACTATGAGTTCTA
This window harbors:
- a CDS encoding sulfotransferase family protein encodes the protein MSESKEIIVVSGLPRSGTSLMMQMLALGGIEPLTDEIRTADTDNPKGYFEFERVKKIREDKQWLPDARGKAVKMISQLLYDLPATECYRIIFMRRDIDEIIVSQEKMLQRRGQPVPERDAMKSAFARHLDKLLQWIPAQPFMSLLEVSYHDLLNARNDAVRPIAAFLPLPLNIDKSLSAIDTSLYRNREAASS
- a CDS encoding AbrB/MazE/SpoVT family DNA-binding domain-containing protein, with protein sequence MSTIQKWGNSLAIRIPQTLARQLSVEEGAAVELQVRSRELVIRPIRAKKLSLHELLKNCRPSQLHGETDFGADVGFEVVE
- a CDS encoding 2OG-Fe(II) oxygenase; this encodes MVKDLTKSLSDAISSSIRASKFCCGGTIPQSDPGIEVKDVGVLKFPLKPKAVKSLVEQCQIAPFGKGTKTLVDTKVRKTYELSPDRFCVSDEWTAKVADVVAGVASELGLPPDKLQPELYKLLVYKEGGFFVPHRDSEKNDGMVASLIIALPNEFRGGALIVRHPPSQEMRFPFEEAANGNVASYAAFYADCEHEVRRVERGVRVCLCYNLTLRPSKTARGKRKSGEQDGNPLAASVRSWFAVRPSAPLVFALEHQYTERGLSGSLLKGVDRSLADLVTSVAEEADCQVHLAHVSRHLCQFADDGSFQDWDRYGRRSRSRTGRKLEIGETYEDELLGTQWTNLSGKKQPWGDLPLELTSIVSEIPIDGWKPTSEEYEGYTGNAGNTLDRWYHRTAVVIWPTSQHYNVLASAGHAVCIPLFLKLMSKLARAAKYRKESVRSDCIAFARAIISNWPTVYERHRQTRVQDDTQSLLDQFRDQLVTLNDRETIVELLSQVASRDQTLGLKALIQHACREFGLPSIAAGLQALLTPPHDLYRRIDLPVRNVEWLAAVCELSQKDDVARDVARDLCRKAVSWFCVPIPRQRYYGYRDDARTRTTAEAALPRLLKALLNCDCSNEVASVIQFVESNPGQFTLEHGHVPTLIKLVPWSLKRFGRIPEPIQDWLTQVRQQLETATALEPQPPADWTHPSDVSCQCRFCDQLSAFLRDPTAEVGRIPAREDIRSHLIQQISQQQFDVTHTIEKLKSPYSLVLTKTQDSFQRTLKRYQLDTNLLATLPKSE
- a CDS encoding DUF2784 family protein, which produces MLSFLNIAFFVIHNTLIVFNLTGWIWPKTRKLHLVTMGMTLFSWLVMGAWKGWGYCACADWHFQIRRRMGIHAGESSYTELLFNQVPGLKVTRTFADIVTITVLVLILFVTAFVWLRTKSSNRTP
- a CDS encoding GNAT family N-acetyltransferase, producing the protein MDIRRADLRDLPELCTVFRDAVLTLGPQAYSRRQVTAWAEFADADNFPLFVATAATFVAEDLAGIRGFCGVEEDGHVASVYVRPDSFRRGIASRLLAHVISYAADIGIPRLHAEASHFSRPLFHKFGFTDIRVETVKRNNVLFKRFLVERLAGSPH
- a CDS encoding sigma-70 family RNA polymerase sigma factor — protein: MLEQIYSSHRQGLFSLALSITGCRQQAEDAIHSAFERLCRSTASPNGEPVNYVFAAVRNAARDAVQADRRVSKLRESIFNSHFDCPAAETAPADGLLTEERDQILRSAVENLDDDDREVVVLKVFAELTFDAIGAILNQPAKTLASRYRRALKKLEEQLRGQL
- the mazF gene encoding endoribonuclease MazF; translated protein: MPDRGDLVWITLNPIAGHEQAGRRPAIVISPRSYNRKTGLCVLCPATRQAKGYAFEVEISNPDGTTTVVLADHLRNVDWKARNIQLIRRVSEAELYEVVSRIDALLVSPDV